One window of the Thermococcus sp. P6 genome contains the following:
- a CDS encoding ABC transporter ATP-binding protein has product MPEPILEVRDLTVHFYTYAGIVKAIEGVSFDVYRGETFALVGETGCGKSVTSRALTQLIESPGKIVRGRVIYHREDGSSVDLLKLSPEEIRDIRGKEIAYIFQDPNASLDPLYTVGYQIAEAMVVHRTVRDWKEGLKRAVDVLRRVLIPDPEERVKNYPHEMSGGMKQRVVIGTGVSNNPKILIADEPTTALDVTVQAQILDLMNRLKKEYDTTIILITHNMGVVAEMADRVAVMYAGKIVEIGSVEQIFKNPLHPYTRGLLRAVPNPMTKIEHLEAIPGTVPNLIEAPSGCRFHPRCPRAVEICSREVPELKEVEPGHFVACHLY; this is encoded by the coding sequence ATGCCTGAGCCCATTCTCGAGGTCCGCGATCTTACCGTCCACTTCTACACCTACGCCGGCATAGTAAAGGCCATCGAGGGGGTTTCTTTTGACGTCTACCGGGGAGAGACCTTCGCCCTCGTTGGAGAAACCGGCTGCGGGAAGAGCGTTACATCCCGGGCACTGACCCAGCTCATCGAAAGCCCCGGGAAGATAGTGAGGGGAAGGGTAATCTATCACCGCGAAGACGGAAGCTCCGTTGACCTGCTGAAGCTTTCTCCGGAGGAGATCAGGGACATCCGGGGTAAGGAGATAGCCTACATCTTTCAGGACCCGAACGCATCGCTCGATCCCCTGTACACAGTGGGTTACCAGATAGCCGAGGCCATGGTGGTCCACAGAACGGTCAGGGACTGGAAGGAGGGCCTTAAACGGGCCGTGGATGTGCTCCGGCGTGTTCTCATCCCCGATCCGGAGGAGAGGGTGAAGAACTATCCCCACGAGATGAGCGGGGGGATGAAACAGCGCGTTGTCATAGGAACCGGCGTCTCCAACAACCCGAAGATACTCATAGCGGACGAACCCACGACCGCGCTGGACGTAACCGTGCAGGCCCAGATACTCGATCTGATGAACAGGCTCAAGAAGGAGTACGACACCACGATTATACTCATCACCCACAACATGGGCGTCGTCGCGGAGATGGCCGACAGGGTGGCCGTCATGTACGCCGGTAAGATAGTCGAGATAGGTTCGGTGGAGCAGATATTCAAAAACCCGCTCCATCCCTACACCCGGGGGTTGCTCAGGGCCGTTCCAAACCCGATGACGAAGATAGAGCATCTCGAGGCGATACCCGGAACCGTTCCGAACCTGATAGAAGCCCCCAGTGGCTGTCGCTTCCATCCGAGATGTCCCAGAGCCGTGGAAATCTGCAGTAGAGAGGTGCCCGAACTGAAGGAGGTAGAACCGGGCCACTTCGTGGCCTGCCACCTTTACTGA